The Impatiens glandulifera chromosome 3, dImpGla2.1, whole genome shotgun sequence genome contains a region encoding:
- the LOC124932946 gene encoding embryogenic cell protein 40-like, with product MAELRDEFGNPIQLTDELGNPVKLTDEHGNPVHITGVATPVGAGGTLKDMFKKDEPVDLFKKDEPVDFFKKEESSAVMSGAALSGGRHPVEKIDKPSSMKTKLDRSSSSSSSSSEEDDGMGGRRKKGLKEKLREKLNLGKEKEKEEGAFAAPVAFPATVPAAKVTTYPAEPLHEKKSMLEKIKEKLPGHHGH from the exons ATGGCAGAATTACGCGACGAATTCGGAAACCCAATTCAGCTAACCGATGAACTTGGCAATCCAGTTAAACTGACCGACGAACACGGCAACCCAGTTCATATCACCGGAGTTGCAACCCCCGTAGGCGCCGGAGGAACACTGAAAGACATGTTTAAGAAAGATGAGCCCGTGGATTTGTTTAAGAAAGATGAGCCCGTAGATTTCTTTAAGAAAGAAGAGTCTTCCGCCGTTATGAGCGGTGCCGCTCTAAGCGGCGGTCGTCATCCGGTGGAGAAGATTGATAAGCCCTCCTCGATGAAGACTAAGCTTGATCGTTCATCCAGTTCAAGTTCTAGCTCG TCGGAGGAGGATGATGGTATGGGTGGAAGAAGGAAGAAGGGACTGAAAGAGAAGCTGAGGGAGAAACTGAATCTGGgaaaggagaaggagaaggaagaGGGAGCGTTTGCTGCTCCGGTTGCATTTCCGGCGACTGTTCCGGCGGCGAAGGTTACTACTTATCCGGCGGAGCCACTGCATGAGAAGAAGAGTATGCTTGAGAAGATTAAGGAAAAGCTTCCAGGACACCATGGGCACTAG
- the LOC124930359 gene encoding uncharacterized protein LOC124930359: MRSSSGSGSLISANYSVPILLGDNFKNWKKSILIHLGCMDLDLALRIDQPTPLTDVSTTDQRQMFEKWERSNRLSLMIIKKSIPEIFRGTISDDITKAEEFLIEIEKRFTKSDKAEMSTFLKSLITMRYLGKGNIREYILNMSNVASKLRALKLDLSKDMLVLLVLLNTISSKLVITVKRRNELLMNSFLTVLKRKKE, from the exons ATGAGATCATCTTCAG GATCTGGTTCTTTGATATCTGCTAACTATTCAGTCCCCATTTTATTGGGGGACAACTTTAAGAACTGGAAAAAATCTATTTTGATTCATTTGGGCTGTATGGATCTGGACTTAGCATTAAGGATAGACCAACCCACTCCTCTTACGGATGTAAGCACTACTGATCAAAGGCAGATGTTTGAGAAGTGGGAAAGGTCTAATCGTTTAAGTCTGATGATCATAAAGAAAAGCATTCCAGAAATATTTCGAGGTACGATATCTGATGATATCACTAAGGCTGAAGAATTTCTTATCGAGATAGAAAAACGCTTTACTAAAAGCGATAAGGCGGAAATGAGTACTTTTCTTAAGTCACTCATTACCATGAGGTATCTCGGGAAGGGGAACATAAGGGAGTACATCCTTAATATGTCCAATGTCGCTTCAAAACTGAGAGCACTCAAGTTAGACCTTTCAAAGGACATGTTAGTCCTATTGGTCCTGCTCAATACGATTAGTTCAAAATTAGTTATAACTGTCAAAAGGAGAAATGAACTCTTAATGAACTCATTTCTCACTGTgttgaagaggaagaaagaatgA